ATCAGTTGGTTCACCGTCTCTTGAAAACCCAAGTGCTTTGGCATTGATTTACTTTCAATATACTTCATATTGATAAGTTTCCTAATCAAGAATGCTTTGTTTTGCACATTCTTTCTCTCATATAACTCCTTCAatttcttccacatcttcttgGAATTTGTTTCGGTGTCAACATGTGGAATCATGCTAAGATCAagccattgcctaatcaaagcaactgccttccGATTCAGCTTCTTCCATTCAGCATCGGATTTGGTACCTTTGGATTTATCACCCTCTACAGGATCATACAAGTCCTTGCTATACAACATATTTTCCATGAGGATCTTCCAAATCGAGTAATTTTAGAAATTCAATTTGACCATATTTGGCCCATAAGTATTTTCCTCCATTTAATCATCACAGAGATAACAaccaaagctctgataccactttgttggAAAAACTCAACAAAGGTTCAAATAAGAACCTGTCGAACAACGAaagcaccaaaaataattttttcacaaaCTTTGCAATTAAATAGGTaataccaaagatactccaagcagcaaatataatGGCAGATATTAAATAATTAGACACCAAAATTTTAACGTGGGAAAAcccccaaaagagggacaaaaaactcATGGGACCTAGTTCAGAAAAGTCTTACACTATCAAAATAATGGGTACATAATCAGTCTTTCTAGTGACACTAGGACATCTCAACAaccaacaaaatacatcatcaaaactgatggaatTAATATAATCCCtccacaaagtgggtatctcaaatcagataaaagagaa
The DNA window shown above is from Arachis ipaensis cultivar K30076 chromosome B08, Araip1.1, whole genome shotgun sequence and carries:
- the LOC107611236 gene encoding uncharacterized protein LOC107611236 gives rise to the protein MENMLYSKDLYDPVEGDKSKGTKSDAEWKKLNRKAVALIRQWLDLSMIPHVDTETNSKKMWKKLKELYERKNVQNKAFLIRKLINMKYIESKSMPKHLGFQETVNQLINNEITLNDELQALLLLSSLPDSWKVLVVTLTNSAPKEKLMLAMVIESMLNEEARRRERGLTNTSSQSEALVLESRGEKSK